In Pedobacter heparinus DSM 2366, the following are encoded in one genomic region:
- a CDS encoding helix-turn-helix domain-containing protein, translating to MDNDLHYEIIKPHKPLSDFVDSFWFLHNQSDSNKETTGLPDGRVDLFLFQSPTEPFRIALLGLGTAQHESAVIPANGLMFSISFKLLAIEYIFHDTISDIVNNGKLLPEGFWGFTKDDLQDFDLFVEKATKKIQSLLPKDIDKRKLKLFELIYVGKGAVTVKELSEKVFWSSRQINRYFNQQFGISLKTYCNILRFRASLEHIAQGKLFPEENFTDQNHFIKEIKKFSGVVPKELFKNKNDRFILLSTLPRK from the coding sequence ATGGACAATGATTTGCATTATGAAATCATAAAACCCCACAAACCGCTTTCGGATTTTGTAGATAGTTTTTGGTTTTTGCACAATCAATCTGACAGCAATAAAGAAACTACAGGATTGCCCGATGGACGCGTTGATTTATTCCTTTTTCAATCGCCCACAGAACCTTTCCGTATCGCACTTCTTGGCTTGGGGACAGCACAACACGAATCAGCTGTTATACCTGCCAATGGATTGATGTTTTCCATTAGTTTTAAATTACTTGCGATAGAATATATTTTTCATGACACCATTTCAGACATCGTAAATAATGGGAAATTATTACCCGAAGGTTTTTGGGGCTTTACAAAAGATGACTTACAGGATTTTGACCTTTTTGTAGAAAAAGCTACGAAAAAAATCCAATCGCTTTTGCCGAAAGATATTGATAAACGCAAACTCAAATTGTTTGAACTCATTTACGTAGGAAAAGGTGCTGTTACAGTAAAAGAACTTTCCGAAAAAGTATTTTGGAGCAGCCGCCAAATCAACCGTTATTTCAATCAGCAATTCGGTATTTCCCTGAAAACATATTGCAACATTTTAAGGTTTAGGGCGTCGCTGGAACACATTGCACAAGGAAAACTTTTTCCTGAAGAGAATTTTACTGACCAAAATCACTTCATCAAAGAAATAAAGAAATTTTCGGGCGTAGTACCGAAAGAATTATTTAAAAATAAAAACGACCGATTTATACTATTATCAACGCTACCCAGGAAATAG
- a CDS encoding RNA polymerase sigma factor, translated as MPEKTELKGGLAKTKAQEMLFSELFRTYEHPLYTLALRLSKDDFVAKDIIQEVFLTLWTMREKLHEINNIEAYLFRITRFKVIKYLRKVSADDRLKEKIWIALKDLEEDGDARIEAREFDSILILAIAQLPAKRKQVYLLKNTEGKTYKDIAHEMKISQHTVKNHLSSASEAIRKFFDLTFKAIVVVLTTFWNM; from the coding sequence ATGCCGGAAAAAACAGAACTGAAAGGTGGACTTGCCAAGACCAAGGCACAGGAAATGCTTTTTAGTGAACTGTTCCGGACTTACGAACACCCACTTTATACGCTGGCATTGCGTTTGTCAAAAGATGATTTCGTGGCAAAGGATATCATTCAGGAAGTTTTCCTGACTTTATGGACAATGCGGGAAAAACTACACGAGATCAACAATATTGAAGCTTATCTTTTCCGGATTACAAGATTTAAGGTAATTAAGTATTTACGTAAAGTTTCGGCCGATGACCGCTTAAAAGAAAAGATCTGGATCGCTTTAAAAGACCTGGAGGAAGATGGTGATGCAAGAATAGAGGCTCGTGAATTTGATTCCATCCTGATTTTGGCCATAGCGCAGCTTCCTGCTAAAAGAAAACAAGTGTACCTGTTAAAAAATACTGAGGGCAAAACGTATAAAGATATTGCCCATGAGATGAAAATATCACAGCACACCGTAAAAAACCATTTGTCTTCCGCCAGTGAAGCCATCCGCAAATTTTTTGACCTTACCTTTAAAGCCATAGTGGTTGTGCTCACGACCTTCTGGAATATGTAA
- a CDS encoding FecR family protein, translating to MQYYTNKSTRKELEDFFMVINAAKNDKELNDLIKRVYNEIKKNNPSLTYINEAGKLVLREPDWLYEPEVETLQTRAKKRSFHVWPAAACLFVIVFGAVMLQKFNTDVVEIAVVQKFTERAEHKFLLLSDSTQVWLNASSTINYPEQFNGKKREVYLNGEAYFDVKHADKIPFVIHTGEVTTVVLGTAFNIKAYDGQQHITVSVKRGKVQVLKQDKVVSTLIKGQEIKINKKDLQQSADKVIENNNAGSWQYGYLTYEDENFGDIISDMERVYNTEIILMKGQLEKLSVTTSFNRDIGAKKALEILCELTDSKLEIKNNQYLIK from the coding sequence ATGCAGTATTACACAAATAAATCGACTAGAAAAGAACTGGAAGATTTTTTTATGGTCATCAATGCAGCAAAGAATGATAAAGAGCTTAATGACCTGATTAAGCGTGTATACAATGAAATCAAAAAAAACAACCCATCGCTTACCTATATAAATGAAGCCGGTAAACTTGTACTCAGAGAGCCAGACTGGTTATACGAACCGGAGGTTGAAACGCTGCAAACAAGGGCAAAAAAAAGAAGCTTTCATGTATGGCCTGCTGCAGCCTGCTTATTTGTAATTGTTTTTGGTGCAGTAATGTTACAGAAGTTTAATACTGATGTTGTTGAAATTGCCGTAGTGCAAAAGTTTACGGAAAGGGCCGAACATAAGTTTTTATTGCTGAGTGATAGTACCCAGGTGTGGCTCAATGCCTCCAGTACAATTAATTATCCTGAGCAATTTAACGGAAAAAAACGTGAGGTATACCTCAATGGTGAAGCTTATTTTGATGTGAAACATGCCGATAAGATTCCTTTCGTTATCCATACCGGAGAGGTAACTACAGTAGTGCTTGGTACTGCTTTTAATATTAAGGCATACGACGGTCAGCAGCATATTACTGTATCTGTTAAAAGGGGTAAAGTCCAGGTATTGAAACAGGATAAAGTGGTTTCTACTTTAATTAAAGGGCAGGAAATAAAGATCAATAAAAAAGACCTGCAGCAATCTGCAGACAAGGTAATTGAAAATAACAATGCAGGATCATGGCAGTATGGATATTTAACTTACGAGGATGAAAACTTTGGTGACATCATCAGCGATATGGAACGGGTATACAACACAGAGATCATCCTGATGAAGGGACAACTGGAAAAGCTATCTGTAACTACCTCCTTTAACCGTGACATTGGTGCAAAAAAAGCGCTTGAAATCCTTTGTGAGCTAACAGATTCAAAACTGGAAATTAAAAACAACCAATACCTTATAAAGTAA